A single genomic interval of Dyella sp. GSA-30 harbors:
- a CDS encoding NYN domain-containing protein, translating to MNNTAILVDGAFFLARYRKVWGERDANDARTVAKTVFGMALEHLKALDRPREALYRIFFYDCPPLEKSFVKPISGDSIDFSRTGSASFRRDLHDQLRRQRKLALRLGRLAERGEWQLKRYAYQQLREGTLQWDDLGDEHFEPDMRQTQVDMKIGIDIAALSYKKQVDQIILVAGDADFIPAAKLARYEGIDFILDPMWQGIAPDLHEHIDGLQSVCPRPF from the coding sequence ATGAACAACACAGCCATCCTTGTCGACGGCGCATTTTTCCTTGCGCGTTACCGCAAGGTTTGGGGCGAGCGCGATGCCAACGACGCGCGCACCGTCGCCAAGACCGTTTTCGGCATGGCGTTGGAGCACCTCAAGGCACTCGACCGTCCGCGCGAAGCGCTCTATCGCATTTTCTTCTACGACTGCCCGCCCCTGGAAAAGAGCTTCGTCAAACCGATCAGCGGGGACAGCATCGATTTCTCGCGTACCGGGTCGGCCTCGTTCCGTCGCGATCTTCACGATCAGCTACGCCGCCAGCGCAAGCTTGCGCTGCGGCTGGGCCGGCTTGCCGAGCGCGGCGAATGGCAGCTCAAGCGCTACGCCTATCAGCAGCTGCGCGAAGGCACCCTGCAGTGGGACGACCTGGGCGATGAACATTTCGAGCCCGATATGCGCCAGACCCAGGTCGACATGAAGATCGGCATCGATATCGCCGCGCTGTCGTACAAGAAACAGGTCGACCAGATCATCCTGGTGGCCGGTGACGCGGATTTCATCCCCGCCGCCAAGCTGGCTCGCTACGAGGGCATCGATTTCATCCTCGATCCGATGTGGCAGGGGATCGCGCCGGATCTGCACGAGCACATCGACGGTCTGCAATCGGTCTGCCCACGACCGTTCTGA
- a CDS encoding aldo/keto reductase: protein MSLSLRQLGRSPLSVAPLAFGGNVFGWSADEARSFQLLDAFVDAGFNLVDTADVYSAWAPGNRGGESETIIGNWLKRSGKRDKVLIATKVAKWGQQPGLSPINIREAVEGSLKRLQVEQIDLYQAHEDDATVPLHESLGEFARLIEEGKVRAIGASNYSADRFAEALQVSEQYGLPRYESLQPEYNLVSRAGYEKGLEPICRSEQIGVIGYYSLASGFLTGKYRSEADLAKSSARGGAVKKYLNKQGLGVLAALDQVAATHSATPAQVALAWLIARPGVTAPIVSATSVEQLKDILGAATLGLSASEIAELDVASAS, encoded by the coding sequence ATGAGTTTGAGCTTGCGGCAGCTTGGCCGGTCGCCACTTTCCGTAGCACCGCTGGCGTTTGGCGGCAATGTGTTCGGATGGAGTGCCGACGAGGCGCGATCGTTCCAATTGCTGGATGCTTTTGTCGATGCGGGTTTCAACCTGGTCGATACGGCGGACGTGTATTCCGCCTGGGCGCCGGGCAACCGTGGTGGCGAGTCGGAAACCATTATCGGCAACTGGCTCAAGCGCAGCGGCAAGCGCGACAAGGTGCTCATTGCTACCAAGGTCGCCAAATGGGGGCAGCAGCCCGGGCTGTCCCCGATCAATATCCGCGAAGCGGTGGAAGGTTCGCTCAAGCGCCTGCAGGTCGAGCAGATCGATCTGTATCAGGCACATGAAGATGACGCCACTGTTCCGTTGCATGAAAGCCTCGGCGAATTTGCGCGACTGATCGAAGAAGGCAAGGTGCGCGCGATCGGCGCATCGAACTACAGTGCCGATCGTTTTGCCGAGGCTTTGCAGGTATCCGAGCAATACGGCCTGCCCCGTTACGAAAGTCTGCAGCCTGAGTACAACCTGGTGAGTCGCGCCGGCTATGAAAAAGGCCTGGAGCCGATTTGCCGATCCGAGCAGATTGGCGTGATCGGTTACTACTCGCTGGCCAGCGGATTTCTCACCGGCAAATACCGTAGCGAAGCCGATCTGGCAAAGAGCTCCGCACGCGGTGGCGCGGTGAAGAAGTATTTGAACAAGCAGGGCCTGGGTGTACTGGCGGCGCTCGATCAGGTCGCTGCGACGCATAGTGCGACGCCGGCGCAGGTGGCGCTGGCCTGGTTGATTGCGCGACCGGGTGTGACTGCACCGATCGTCAGTGCGACGAGTGTCGAGCAGTTGAAGGATATTCTGGGGGCAGCGACGCTTGGGTTGAGTGCGAGTGAGATTGCTGAGTTGGATGTAGCTAGCGCGAGCTGA
- a CDS encoding LysR substrate-binding domain-containing protein has translation MARISLDLLQQFVVAARAGNFSRAAEQSHLTVSALSHQIRQLEQRVERKLFDRGPRGVQLTAEGQRLLDAIGVHFEGIDRALAVYRCRREEALTVNTIPGVMTSWLVPRLAGLVAAHPELELNLQSSTTLVDFERDPVDVVIRYGLGGWSGLQSECLFDEWIAPVAAPALVERMQGRDPHDLSAWPLLGDPGGRWRDWSEYAGVEVPRRFVAQFDTTDALQRAAVEGMGVALGRMVMARPLIDAGLLCMLGDRYMKIPEAYFLVYPPRSESHAGLRLFREWIKKEAAAYQQAIKCAPANRRVTARSP, from the coding sequence ATGGCACGTATCTCGCTGGACCTATTGCAGCAGTTTGTCGTTGCCGCCCGCGCAGGAAATTTCTCGCGCGCCGCCGAGCAGTCGCATCTCACCGTCAGCGCGCTCAGTCACCAGATTCGTCAGCTGGAGCAGCGCGTCGAACGCAAGCTGTTCGACCGCGGCCCTCGTGGTGTTCAGTTGACCGCGGAGGGGCAGCGCCTGCTCGATGCGATCGGCGTGCACTTCGAAGGCATTGACCGCGCTTTGGCGGTCTACCGCTGCCGGCGCGAAGAAGCGTTGACCGTCAACACCATCCCCGGCGTCATGACTAGTTGGCTGGTGCCGCGCCTGGCCGGTCTGGTGGCCGCGCATCCCGAGCTGGAGTTGAACCTGCAGTCGAGCACCACCCTGGTCGATTTCGAGCGCGACCCGGTGGATGTGGTTATTCGCTATGGACTTGGTGGTTGGTCAGGCTTGCAAAGCGAATGCCTTTTCGACGAATGGATCGCGCCGGTTGCCGCCCCAGCGCTGGTGGAGCGTATGCAGGGGCGTGACCCGCATGACCTCAGTGCGTGGCCCTTACTGGGTGATCCCGGCGGACGCTGGCGGGACTGGAGCGAATACGCCGGTGTTGAGGTTCCGCGTCGCTTCGTGGCGCAATTTGACACCACCGATGCGCTGCAGCGTGCGGCCGTGGAAGGCATGGGCGTGGCGCTTGGACGCATGGTAATGGCGCGCCCACTGATCGATGCCGGCCTGCTCTGCATGCTGGGAGATCGTTACATGAAGATTCCCGAGGCGTATTTCCTGGTGTATCCGCCACGCTCCGAGAGTCACGCCGGCTTGCGACTGTTTCGCGAATGGATAAAGAAAGAGGCTGCGGCCTACCAACAGGCGATCAAGTGCGCACCGGCAAATCGCCGCGTGACCGCGCGTTCCCCTTAG
- a CDS encoding SGNH/GDSL hydrolase family protein has product MKILTSFVCLVVLTTQVSAQDVRMLAVGTPQEHRQPDLSAFELAAPTDNPSPPPRAFVGKDTYTYLRCHYRSDSRPNSTQVKYEWATNARGQWYRVNGYWYSGSLLEWRNMFYTTTEQAELRQACADSLKRKGIRTELVDISGADTASSFNHTLWTQAKPGGSQRTERIIVFGDSLSDTHNLNNLTRGLAPNAGSWFLGRFSNGPVWPEYLGKDVGLTVYNWAVAGAAADQKLVIPGFTQQVDSWISMMRSAKNYDPGQSLFYLLIGVNDLINYDRTPDQSLASMEEGLRKLLGAGARKIVISNLPDAARTPAFRIRRDGAAMAARIDEFNARLPQLVDKLEAEYPNTMALFDANTFFKRILDAPEQAGFSDTEQSCLRIDNDSSLNYARNHDRRADCTADGFVFWDTLHPTTRMHQKIGQAMQEATPAAWLQ; this is encoded by the coding sequence ATGAAGATACTTACGTCTTTCGTTTGTCTTGTCGTCCTGACAACGCAGGTATCGGCTCAAGATGTACGGATGCTTGCTGTGGGCACGCCACAGGAACACCGCCAACCGGATCTGTCTGCATTCGAACTTGCCGCTCCGACCGACAATCCCTCACCACCACCCCGCGCATTCGTCGGCAAAGATACCTATACCTATCTGCGCTGCCACTATCGCAGCGATAGCCGTCCAAACAGCACGCAGGTCAAGTACGAATGGGCCACGAATGCCCGTGGCCAGTGGTACCGGGTCAATGGCTACTGGTATTCAGGGAGTCTCCTTGAATGGAGAAACATGTTCTACACGACCACCGAGCAGGCCGAACTGCGGCAAGCCTGCGCCGATTCGTTGAAACGAAAAGGCATCCGGACCGAGCTTGTCGACATATCAGGCGCGGACACCGCCTCATCGTTCAACCATACCCTCTGGACGCAAGCCAAGCCGGGAGGCTCGCAACGTACGGAGCGAATCATCGTTTTCGGCGACAGCCTGAGTGATACGCACAACCTGAATAATCTCACCCGTGGACTGGCGCCCAACGCTGGCTCGTGGTTCCTGGGGCGCTTCAGCAATGGCCCGGTGTGGCCGGAGTATCTGGGAAAAGATGTCGGACTGACGGTCTACAACTGGGCTGTTGCCGGAGCAGCAGCGGATCAGAAACTTGTCATCCCCGGATTTACTCAGCAAGTCGATTCATGGATCAGCATGATGCGCAGCGCCAAGAACTATGATCCAGGGCAAAGCCTCTTTTACCTGCTGATCGGCGTCAACGACCTGATCAACTATGACCGTACGCCAGATCAATCCCTGGCATCTATGGAAGAAGGTTTACGCAAACTGCTGGGCGCAGGCGCAAGGAAAATCGTGATCTCCAATCTACCGGACGCAGCGCGTACGCCGGCATTTCGGATACGTCGCGACGGCGCTGCCATGGCCGCCAGGATCGACGAGTTCAATGCACGTCTTCCCCAGCTCGTCGACAAACTTGAAGCGGAGTATCCGAACACCATGGCATTGTTCGATGCCAACACCTTTTTCAAACGGATACTCGATGCGCCGGAACAAGCCGGCTTCAGCGATACGGAGCAATCTTGTCTGCGCATCGATAACGACAGCTCGCTCAACTATGCACGGAACCACGACCGGCGCGCCGATTGCACCGCCGATGGGTTCGTATTCTGGGACACGCTGCATCCCACTACCCGCATGCATCAGAAGATAGGGCAAGCCATGCAGGAGGCCACGCCGGCAGCGTGGCTCCAGTAG
- a CDS encoding TraB/GumN family protein, producing MPIAKSVLLLALSAALPAAAQSVAPASTAPAPAPSGSVANLEAITVSGVQPGPGLWKVSKGDHVMYVLGTVSPLPDHMQWKTDEVEDVIAHSQEVIDPPKVTIKADTGFFGKLFLLPSLVGARKNPDDKTLQQTLPTPLYARWLPLKQQYIGNDSGIERWRPIFAALELYDKAIKRSGMNASGGVKNTVRDLAKKHNIKITETKYQMVITEPRAAVKAFKSLSMNDEQCFSNVLDTVQSQLGAMVARANAWATGDIDVLRKASLKDQREACVTAVTETGLAQKIGLSDLPQKVEDTWMNAAKNALANDTQSFALLPMDQVLGAKGLLAKLKAQGYQVQAPDDDDTQNPESPSP from the coding sequence ATGCCTATCGCCAAGTCCGTCCTGCTGTTGGCGCTTAGCGCAGCCCTCCCTGCCGCCGCGCAGAGCGTGGCACCTGCCAGCACGGCCCCGGCGCCGGCGCCGTCGGGCTCGGTAGCCAACCTCGAAGCGATTACCGTGAGCGGCGTGCAGCCCGGGCCCGGCTTGTGGAAGGTGAGCAAGGGCGATCATGTGATGTATGTGCTCGGCACGGTTTCGCCATTGCCCGATCACATGCAGTGGAAGACCGATGAAGTTGAGGACGTGATCGCGCATTCGCAGGAAGTGATCGATCCGCCCAAGGTGACGATCAAGGCGGACACCGGATTTTTCGGCAAGCTTTTCCTGCTGCCGTCGCTGGTCGGTGCACGCAAGAATCCCGACGACAAGACCTTGCAGCAAACGTTGCCCACGCCGCTGTATGCGCGGTGGCTGCCGCTGAAGCAGCAATACATCGGCAACGATTCGGGCATCGAACGTTGGCGACCGATCTTTGCGGCGCTGGAGCTATACGACAAGGCAATCAAGCGCAGCGGCATGAACGCATCGGGCGGCGTCAAGAACACCGTGCGTGACCTGGCCAAGAAACACAACATCAAGATCACTGAGACCAAGTATCAAATGGTCATCACCGAGCCGCGCGCAGCGGTCAAGGCATTCAAGAGCTTGTCGATGAACGACGAGCAGTGTTTTTCCAATGTGCTCGATACGGTGCAGAGCCAGCTGGGCGCCATGGTGGCGCGCGCCAATGCGTGGGCCACCGGCGATATCGACGTATTGCGCAAGGCGTCGCTGAAGGATCAGCGCGAGGCATGCGTCACCGCCGTGACCGAGACGGGTCTCGCGCAGAAGATCGGCTTGAGCGACCTGCCGCAAAAGGTCGAAGACACCTGGATGAATGCGGCGAAGAATGCGCTCGCGAACGATACCCAGAGCTTTGCGCTGCTGCCGATGGATCAGGTGCTCGGCGCCAAGGGCTTGCTGGCGAAGTTGAAGGCGCAGGGATATCAGGTGCAGGCGCCGGATGATGACGACACGCAGAATCCGGAATCGCCGTCGCCCTGA
- a CDS encoding pseudouridine synthase yields the protein MLIALNKPYGVLCQFTDSDGRRTLAEFVKQKDVYPAGRLDHDSEGLLLLTDDGALAHKLTDPRHKEPKTYLVQVDGQITDEAIVALRRGVVLNDGPTRPATVEHAIEPEWLWPRDPPVRFRKAIPTSWVSVTLSEGRNRQVRRMTAAVGFPTLRLIRVRIGPYALDGLAPGESRRV from the coding sequence ATGTTGATCGCCTTAAACAAGCCCTATGGCGTGCTTTGCCAGTTCACCGATAGCGATGGCCGGCGCACGCTGGCCGAATTCGTCAAGCAGAAAGACGTCTATCCGGCCGGCCGTCTCGATCACGATAGCGAAGGTTTGCTGTTGCTGACCGACGATGGCGCGCTCGCGCACAAGCTCACCGATCCACGTCATAAAGAGCCCAAGACCTACCTGGTGCAGGTGGACGGCCAGATCACCGACGAGGCGATCGTGGCGTTACGTCGTGGTGTCGTATTGAACGATGGACCGACGCGGCCGGCGACGGTCGAACATGCGATCGAACCCGAGTGGTTATGGCCGCGCGATCCGCCGGTGCGTTTTCGCAAGGCGATTCCAACGAGCTGGGTCAGTGTGACATTGAGCGAAGGGCGCAATCGGCAAGTGCGGCGTATGACTGCGGCTGTTGGTTTTCCCACGCTTCGCTTGATTCGTGTACGCATTGGGCCGTATGCCCTGGACGGTCTTGCGCCGGGTGAATCGCGCAGGGTTTGA
- a CDS encoding S-(hydroxymethyl)glutathione dehydrogenase/class III alcohol dehydrogenase — protein MKSRAAVAFAAGQPLSIEEVDVASPKAGEVLVRIVATGVCHTDAFTLSGADPEGEFPVILGHEGGGIVEEVGEGVTSLAVGDHVIPLYTPECGECKFCLSGKTNLCQKIRATQGKGLMPDGTSRFSLNGKPLLHYMGTSTFSEYTVLPEISLAKINKAAPLEKVCLLGCGITTGIGAVLNTAKVEPGASVAVFGLGGIGLSVVQGAVMAKAGRIVVVDTNPEKFAMAKALGATDCINPKDYPDTPIQQVIVDLTDGGVDYSFECIGNVNVMRAALECCHKGWGESIIIGVAGAGQEISTRPFQLVTGRVWRGSAFGGVKGRSQLPGYVERYLGGEIKIDEMITKVLPLERINEAFDLMHEGKVIRSVIHY, from the coding sequence ATGAAATCGCGCGCCGCCGTCGCTTTTGCCGCAGGCCAGCCCTTATCGATCGAGGAAGTGGACGTTGCTTCGCCCAAGGCTGGCGAAGTGTTGGTGCGTATCGTCGCCACCGGCGTTTGCCATACCGATGCATTCACGCTTTCCGGTGCCGATCCGGAAGGTGAATTCCCGGTGATCCTCGGTCACGAGGGTGGCGGCATCGTCGAGGAAGTCGGTGAAGGTGTGACGTCGCTGGCAGTGGGCGATCACGTCATTCCGCTGTACACGCCCGAATGCGGCGAATGCAAGTTCTGTCTCTCCGGCAAGACCAATCTCTGCCAGAAGATTCGTGCGACCCAGGGCAAGGGCCTGATGCCTGACGGCACCTCGCGTTTCTCCTTGAACGGCAAGCCGCTGTTGCACTACATGGGCACCAGCACCTTCAGCGAATACACCGTCCTGCCGGAAATCTCGCTGGCGAAGATCAACAAGGCGGCGCCGCTGGAGAAGGTTTGTCTGCTCGGTTGCGGTATTACCACCGGCATTGGTGCGGTCCTCAACACGGCCAAGGTCGAGCCGGGCGCATCGGTCGCGGTGTTCGGTCTGGGCGGGATTGGCCTGTCGGTCGTGCAGGGCGCGGTCATGGCCAAGGCCGGCCGCATCGTCGTGGTCGATACCAATCCGGAAAAGTTCGCCATGGCCAAGGCATTGGGCGCTACCGATTGCATCAATCCAAAGGACTATCCGGACACACCCATCCAACAGGTGATCGTCGATCTCACCGATGGCGGGGTCGACTATTCGTTTGAATGCATCGGCAACGTCAACGTCATGCGCGCCGCGCTGGAGTGCTGTCACAAGGGCTGGGGCGAATCGATCATCATCGGTGTTGCCGGGGCAGGCCAGGAAATCAGCACGCGCCCGTTCCAGCTGGTCACCGGGCGCGTATGGCGCGGCAGTGCCTTCGGTGGGGTGAAGGGGCGTTCGCAGCTGCCGGGATATGTCGAGCGCTATCTGGGTGGCGAGATCAAGATCGATGAAATGATCACCAAGGTACTGCCGCTGGAGCGCATCAACGAGGCGTTCGATCTGATGCACGAGGGCAAGGTGATTCGGTCGGTGATTCACTATTGA
- a CDS encoding methyltransferase, which produces MKTRTTLVLTALLATGCAIAAPAFAQEAQDQPAGDLVPPTSARDFTSQQLDGVLAGNWRSAANRARDPYRHPKATLEFFGVRPDYTVVEITPGGGWYTEILAPLLKDNGHYVAAVQKPSDNEARQDASGLHQKFAADAAHYGKATVVEFDPKAPVFGAPGSADMVLTFRNVHNWVMANTAPQMFKAFFTVLRPGGVLGVEDHRAADKASVDAVKKSGYLPTAYVIKLATDAGFKLEETSEINANPKDTKDYPQGVWTLPPTLTLGDKDKAKYQAIGESDRMTLRFVKPATPVATH; this is translated from the coding sequence ATGAAAACCCGTACCACCTTGGTGCTGACTGCATTGCTGGCAACCGGCTGCGCCATCGCCGCTCCGGCGTTTGCCCAGGAAGCGCAGGATCAACCCGCCGGCGATCTCGTGCCGCCCACCAGCGCGCGCGATTTCACCTCGCAGCAGCTGGACGGCGTGCTTGCCGGCAACTGGCGCTCGGCGGCCAATCGGGCCCGCGACCCGTACCGGCACCCCAAGGCTACGTTGGAGTTCTTCGGCGTTCGCCCCGATTACACGGTGGTCGAAATCACCCCCGGCGGTGGCTGGTACACCGAAATTCTTGCGCCGCTGCTGAAAGACAACGGCCATTACGTCGCCGCTGTGCAGAAGCCCTCCGATAACGAGGCACGTCAGGACGCGAGCGGGCTGCATCAGAAGTTCGCTGCCGATGCGGCGCATTACGGCAAGGCCACCGTGGTCGAGTTCGATCCCAAGGCGCCGGTATTCGGTGCACCGGGCTCGGCTGACATGGTGCTCACGTTCCGCAACGTGCATAACTGGGTCATGGCCAATACCGCGCCGCAGATGTTCAAGGCGTTCTTCACGGTACTGCGCCCGGGCGGCGTGCTCGGCGTCGAAGATCATCGCGCGGCCGACAAGGCTTCGGTCGATGCAGTCAAGAAAAGCGGCTACTTGCCCACGGCCTATGTGATCAAGTTGGCGACCGACGCCGGCTTCAAGCTGGAAGAGACCAGCGAGATCAACGCCAACCCGAAAGACACCAAGGATTATCCGCAAGGTGTCTGGACGCTGCCGCCCACACTCACCCTGGGTGACAAGGACAAGGCCAAGTACCAGGCGATCGGCGAATCCGACCGCATGACCTTGCGCTTCGTCAAGCCGGCAACCCCGGTCGCCACTCACTGA
- a CDS encoding NADP-dependent isocitrate dehydrogenase: protein MSQTPKIIYTLTDEAPFLATQSLLPVIEAFAATAGIAVETRDISLAGRILSQFPEYLKDGQKIADDLTELGELATTPDANIIKLPNISASVPQLKAAVKELQSQGYALPDYVDEPKDDKEKETKSRYARVMGSAVNPVLREGNSDRRAPLSVKNYARKHPHRMGAWSSDSKTHVAQMDGGDFYGSEKSVTIAQPGSVKIEWFGKDGSSKVLKEKTSVQAGEVIDAAVMSKKALASFIDAQIEDAKSQGVLFSLHLKATMMKVSDPIMFGLVVNEFYKDVLAKHADAIKQAGFDANNGIGDLYARLKNLPADQQAAIEADLKAEYAKRPGLAMVNSDKGITNLHVPSDIIIDASMPAMIRDSGKMWDAQGKLQDTKAVIPDRSYAGVYQVVIEDCKANGAFDPATMGSVPNVGLMAQKAEEYGSHDKTFQIAGDGVVKVTDTSGNTLLEHTVEAGDIWRMCQTKDAPIQDWVKLAVNRARLSDTPAVFWLDAKRGHDAQIIKKVETYLKDHDTQGLDIRILSPVEATKLSLERIRKGQDTISVTGNVLRDYLTDLFPIMELGTSAKMLSIVPLMAGGGLFETGAGGSAPKHVQQFVEENYLRWDSLGEFLALAASFEHLSNRYNNADAGVLAKTLDQANGQFLDSNKSPARKVGELDNRGSHFYLTLYWAQALAAQNEDAKLKARFAPLAKTLAENEAKIVGELNGVQGKPVEIEGYYHPNLKLVSAAMRPSETFNKALASL from the coding sequence ATGTCCCAAACACCCAAGATCATCTACACGCTCACGGATGAAGCCCCGTTCCTGGCTACGCAGTCCCTGTTGCCCGTTATCGAAGCTTTTGCCGCCACGGCGGGCATTGCCGTCGAGACCCGCGATATTTCGCTGGCCGGCCGCATTCTTTCGCAGTTCCCCGAATACCTGAAGGACGGCCAGAAGATCGCCGACGATCTGACTGAGCTGGGCGAGCTGGCGACCACGCCGGACGCCAACATCATCAAGCTGCCGAACATCAGCGCCTCGGTGCCGCAGCTGAAGGCCGCGGTGAAAGAGTTGCAGTCGCAGGGCTATGCCTTGCCCGACTACGTCGACGAGCCCAAGGACGACAAAGAAAAAGAGACCAAGTCGCGCTATGCGCGGGTCATGGGCAGTGCGGTCAACCCGGTGCTGCGCGAAGGCAATTCCGATCGCCGCGCACCGCTGTCGGTCAAGAATTATGCACGCAAGCACCCGCATCGCATGGGCGCATGGAGCAGCGATTCCAAAACCCACGTGGCGCAGATGGACGGCGGTGATTTCTACGGTAGCGAAAAGTCGGTGACCATCGCCCAGCCGGGCAGCGTCAAGATCGAGTGGTTCGGCAAGGACGGCAGCAGCAAGGTCCTGAAAGAAAAGACCAGCGTGCAGGCTGGTGAAGTGATCGACGCCGCGGTCATGAGCAAGAAGGCCCTCGCCAGCTTTATCGATGCGCAGATCGAGGACGCCAAAAGCCAAGGCGTGCTGTTCTCGCTGCATCTGAAGGCGACCATGATGAAGGTCTCCGATCCGATCATGTTCGGTCTGGTAGTCAACGAGTTCTACAAGGATGTGCTGGCCAAGCACGCCGATGCGATCAAGCAGGCCGGCTTCGATGCGAACAACGGCATCGGCGACCTGTACGCGCGGCTGAAGAATCTGCCGGCCGATCAACAGGCCGCGATCGAGGCCGACCTCAAGGCCGAATACGCCAAGCGCCCAGGTCTGGCGATGGTCAACTCGGACAAGGGCATTACCAACCTGCACGTGCCCAGCGACATCATCATCGATGCGTCGATGCCGGCGATGATCCGCGACTCGGGCAAGATGTGGGATGCCCAGGGCAAGCTGCAGGACACCAAGGCGGTGATTCCGGATCGCAGCTATGCAGGCGTCTACCAGGTCGTCATCGAAGATTGCAAAGCCAACGGCGCGTTCGACCCGGCGACCATGGGCAGCGTGCCCAATGTCGGCCTGATGGCGCAGAAGGCCGAGGAATACGGTTCGCACGACAAGACTTTCCAGATCGCCGGTGACGGCGTGGTCAAGGTGACCGATACCAGTGGCAACACGTTGCTCGAGCACACCGTCGAAGCCGGCGACATCTGGCGCATGTGCCAGACCAAGGACGCGCCGATCCAGGATTGGGTCAAGCTTGCCGTCAACCGCGCGCGCCTGAGCGACACGCCGGCGGTGTTCTGGCTGGACGCCAAGCGCGGTCACGATGCGCAGATCATCAAGAAGGTCGAGACCTATCTGAAGGACCACGATACCCAGGGTCTGGATATCCGCATCCTCTCGCCGGTCGAGGCCACCAAGTTGTCGCTGGAGCGCATTCGCAAGGGTCAGGACACCATTTCGGTGACTGGCAACGTGCTGCGCGATTACCTCACCGACTTGTTCCCGATCATGGAGCTGGGCACCAGCGCGAAGATGCTCTCCATCGTGCCGCTGATGGCCGGTGGCGGCCTGTTCGAAACCGGCGCCGGCGGTTCGGCACCCAAGCATGTGCAGCAATTCGTCGAAGAGAACTATCTGCGCTGGGATTCGCTGGGCGAGTTCCTGGCGCTGGCCGCTTCCTTCGAGCATCTGAGCAATCGCTATAACAATGCCGACGCCGGTGTGTTGGCCAAGACGCTCGACCAGGCCAACGGCCAGTTCCTCGACAGCAACAAGTCGCCGGCACGCAAGGTCGGTGAACTCGACAACCGCGGCAGCCACTTCTACCTGACCCTGTACTGGGCACAGGCCCTGGCCGCGCAGAACGAGGACGCCAAGCTCAAGGCGAGGTTCGCGCCGCTGGCCAAGACGCTGGCCGAGAACGAGGCGAAGATCGTCGGCGAGCTCAATGGCGTGCAGGGCAAGCCGGTCGAGATCGAGGGCTATTACCATCCGAACCTGAAGCTGGTCAGCGCGGCGATGCGCCCCAGTGAAACGTTCAATAAGGCGCTGGCGTCGCTGTAA
- a CDS encoding TatD family hydrolase, whose translation MQLIDIGANLTHESFHHDFDEVLARAQAQGVTRMVVTGASRDGSEHALQLAQRYPGRLYATAGVHPHHAIDYDDATDARLRELATQPQVRAVGETGLDYHRNYSPRDVQLEVFEKQLKIAADLGKPLFLHQRDAHADFIALLKRYRDRVPAAVVHCFTDTSEALRDYLALDCHIGITGWICDERRGLHLRELVREIPANRLMIETDAPYLLPRNVRPQPSHRRNEPMYLRHICQEIARDRGEAAEVTAAQSTATAEAFFGIEDE comes from the coding sequence ATGCAACTGATCGATATCGGCGCCAACCTCACGCACGAGTCTTTTCACCACGACTTCGACGAGGTGCTGGCACGTGCCCAGGCACAGGGCGTGACCCGCATGGTGGTGACGGGTGCCTCGCGCGATGGCAGCGAGCATGCGCTGCAGCTGGCCCAGCGCTATCCGGGTCGCCTGTACGCCACGGCTGGTGTGCATCCGCACCATGCGATCGATTACGACGACGCGACCGACGCGCGCCTGCGCGAGCTGGCGACCCAGCCGCAAGTGCGTGCCGTCGGTGAGACGGGCCTGGACTATCACCGCAACTACTCGCCGCGCGACGTGCAGCTCGAGGTCTTCGAGAAGCAGTTGAAGATTGCCGCGGATCTGGGCAAGCCCTTGTTCCTGCACCAGCGCGATGCACACGCGGATTTTATTGCGCTGCTGAAGCGCTATCGCGATCGCGTCCCCGCCGCCGTCGTGCATTGTTTTACCGATACCAGCGAGGCGCTACGTGACTATCTCGCGCTCGATTGCCATATCGGCATCACCGGCTGGATCTGCGACGAACGCCGCGGGTTGCACTTGCGTGAGCTGGTCCGCGAGATTCCGGCCAACCGGCTGATGATCGAAACGGATGCACCGTATCTGCTGCCACGCAACGTGCGTCCGCAGCCTTCGCACCGGCGCAACGAGCCGATGTATCTGCGGCATATCTGCCAGGAAATTGCGCGTGATCGCGGTGAGGCTGCCGAAGTTACCGCTGCACAGAGTACGGCTACGGCGGAGGCGTTTTTCGGGATAGAGGACGAGTAA